The DNA sequence CATTCAAAAGCATGACGATGTTGCATAGGAGCCTCGTCCCAAATTATTAAATCAGTTCGCTAAAGTAGCTCAGAAATATCAGTCCCGTGTCTTAAACCGGCAGAACAATTTTCATCAAGCTTGAGTGGAATGTGAAAGCGGAAGTGTGCGGTTCTTCCACCAGGAAGCAACATGGCAGCTATACCACATGAGGCAACGGGAAGCACAATCTTATGCTCCGATCGTAATCGACAACACAGTGTCTGCCATAAGAAAGTCTTTCCACATCCTCCACTTCCGTAAACAAAGAAAACACCACCTTTTTTCTGGTTGATATTGTCAAGATTGGAATCATAGACTATCTTCTGTTCATCATTGAGAAGACTATGATTTCTTGTGTGGATTCTCTTCATTTCTTCTGTATCATAGGATGTTTCCTCAAGAATTAGTCTATTCTCAGAGTTGGAAAAAAAAGCATATCCTGGATATGGAATATCTGGGAAGTTTCTAAGGCTTTTACCAATACCATTCAACAATTTCTCTATCTTTGcaataaaattaataaaacttGATAACATTAATCCAAACATGTAACATGTAATATGTACAAAACATTATTAACAGCTCATACCTGCAAGAGCGTAATTCTGGATCTCAATATCTGATAGACAAAGGTTTGGATTCCCAGTGAGATGTCGCCTCACAAGAAGAATATCATCTGACATGCATCCCCAATGAGCTTCCCAAAGGTTACGCGGATGAGAGATTGGACTGTATACTAAAATGTTGATAAACATGGCACATAATTGTGGAGGCATGGATGTATGCGCATTTTCTCCTATAGCTTCGTGCCATTGCTGGTCGTTCTAGAGGATACCTAGCGCAGCACAAGCTTCGTGAAAGGAGTTATGAACATGGCCGTTGACTGTCTTCAAATCATCAAAACATACAACACCTTTAATCCTGAGCAGGAGCATGCGGAGATATAATAGTTCACCGCTAGATGAATGTACTTCAGCAAGCCTACCGATGACATCACCTCTTTTCCTCTGTTTCCAGATACCAGGTTATGGATGCCATGTAAACTTGCTTGGAAATTCTGAATAGGTTAAATTTGGGGCCTCTACATATGTTTTATTTGCATCAAACCATGCTTCTAATTTGCTTTTCTTTGTTCCAGCATTGTCGAAAACTTTCTGTATATTTTGTGAGCCTTTAAACGACACATGATTATCATTCGGTAGATGTATTGGCAATCTTTCAATGGAAGGCCACCAGGAATGGATTTCAAAACCAAATATCCTCCATGATGCTTCAGATGCACAAACATATCTTCCATCCAAGTATTGATTGACTTCATCAAGCGGTCATTTCTCAAAAGTGATTGTGGTTGTGCACCCTTTTTTGTTGTTTATTTTTTTCCTCAAACACATGGTGGCGGTATCATGTCCCTTTAAACAATATTTGAACATATATTTCAATGATCTGGAGCTGTTAACAATCTCCAAATTTGTGTGACATTGAAATCTTATTAGAAGATCTCGATTGTAGGGGACAACATACCGATTATCCAGGTCAATTCCTTTTTTCTTTATGGCAATTCTAGTTTTCCTCCTCTAGATGGGAAAGCCACAATCGTCAAAGTATGTGTGAGAATTATACCTGTTAAAAAGGAAAGAACGATGTTtcaatttaattaaaataaatctaAAAGGAATGTTTTACTAAAAGGTGAAAAATTAAATGTTGTATTCTTTCAGCTGTCTTTGGAAAATTAATTTAATGTAAACGATCTCAGAATTACCTTTTAGGAAAATGTTTAATACAACGACCTTTAACCATACACGGAGACTTGACACAGTTAGTGCCACATGGTCCGTAGATCATGTAATTCGTGACAGTTTCATAACCAACTGGATCAATACTTGGGTcaggaatttctgcagaaaccaTTTTATCTATTTGTTCAATTATTTTGGGACGATCGTTTGAATGCAACCATATTAGCATGTGAGCATGTGGCAATCCACGCTTTTGAAACTCTATGACGTGCATTACTGTACTATGAAATTGATGAAAGTAATTAAATAAAGCCTAACATACATGTCATATTAAATTTAAATCATACAAAATTTGTTAGAGGAAGAAATCCTGAAAATAGCATACCTCCAATACAACGTCCAAAGCAGttcttattttttatttcatCAAGAAGTTGGTCAACTTTCATTTTAAATACCCTTGCAACGACGTCGGGTGCATCAACAACATCAACACCAGGTAGAAACTTTAACATCCTCTAAATTTCAGGCCATTTTTTGTTAGTGGTCATCGTAAGGAACAATGATGGGTGTCCAAGTGTTCGACAAATTGCCATTGCGTCTATGAAATAATGGTTCATGTATCTTTTACTGCCAGTGAAGGAGGCTGGTAAAATTGTTGCCTTGCCAACATTTTTAGGATTGCTGTCACCCTTGTTTAGTGCATCTCGTATGTTATGGTACATATCAGAACGAATTGTAGTCTGGTGACCTCTGATCCAGTC is a window from the Apium graveolens cultivar Ventura chromosome 1, ASM990537v1, whole genome shotgun sequence genome containing:
- the LOC141676751 gene encoding uncharacterized protein LOC141676751 translates to MLKFLPGVDVVDAPDVVARVFKMKVDQLLDEIKNKNCFGRCIGVMHVIEFQKRGLPHAHMLIWLHSNDRPKIIEQIDKMVSAEIPDPSIDPVGYETVTNYMIYGPCGTNCVKSPCMVKGRCIKHFPKRLTKYTESFRQCWNKEKQIRSMRKRGDVIGRLAEVHSSSGELLYLRMLLLRIKGVVCFDDLKTVNGHVHNSFHEACAALVYSPISHPRNLWEAHWGCMSDDILLVRRHLTGNPNLCLSDIEIQNYALAEKLLNGIGKSLRNFPDIPYPGYAFFSNSENRLILEETSYDTEEMKRIHTRNHSLLNDEQKIVYDSNLDNINQKKGGVFFVYGSGGCGKTFLWQTLCCRLRSEHKIVLPVASCGIAAMLLPGGRTAHFRFHIPLKLDENCSAGLRHGTDISELL